The Clarias gariepinus isolate MV-2021 ecotype Netherlands chromosome 12, CGAR_prim_01v2, whole genome shotgun sequence region TAAATTCTGAGAACACAACATTACCGGCTCAACGGCTGAAATGGAGCGACTGTAAAAATCTGTACTTTACCAGAGTTTCCAGGTGAAGTGTTTGTAAATTTAAACTGAAGAAAAATTTGTGTTTCTTGGTTTTATAAAATGGAAATTTAAAAATCAAGCCATGTCATCTTAATCTGATATGATCTAGACTTTCATGAAAAAGctttatttattagaaatatgTACATTAAGATGTTTGTAATCaagagagttaaaaaaaaaaaaagttccatcATTTGTTGGTGGTTATGTGACACTTTGACTTCTCACTGAGAACGTGTACAACACTTACAGGACACAGCTGGGCAGGAACGTTTCCACGCACTCGGGCCGATTTACTACAGAGACTCCAACGGAGCCATTTTAGTCTATGACATCACTGATGAAGATTCCTTCCAGAAGGTGAGGTTCTGTTTCTGTAAGATCAAAGAGACACATATTTGGTCCTCTGTTGCCGTGACGTTTCAGAGAGTGTGTCACTCCTCTTGTGTTAAATTCCACTTCCCAGCTCTGAAACTGTTACTACAGTAGAGTTAGCACTGACACCAGCAGACATGGCAAAGGACATTTTTTATGAATGCAAGTTTTGTCTTCAAATGTAAAGGCTTGTCAGATGTAAATTAAGAAGAGATGCCAGTCTCACACAAAGACCTTTAACAGGAATGTACAAATTATTGAGGTAAATAAGTGAAGGTTAATGCTGTTATAATGTTTGAATTCAGTTTTATAGAAAATTTGCAATTTTTCCCAGTATATAGATTGTTCTTGCTTATTGCAAGGCAATCTATATACTGGGATTAGACTTGTAACTTGTAATTAGATTTGTGACTAAAAAAGACTAAAGAAaaagtataagaataaaaaataaatgtattcaaagtaaataaaaataattgcaaaccaaaaaacattgaaagcaaaaaaaacccttaaCTCACgcctcagttttttttaaagtcacttCTCAGTTTTATTTAACTCTCGCGCCTGTTTTATTTAACTCTCGCACCTGTTTTATTTAACTCTCGCGCCTCAGTTTTCTGATTTAACTCTCGCGCCTCAGTTTTCTGATTTAACTTTCGCGCctcagtttcctttttttactcgttgctcagtttttttttttactctcactcctcaaatttttttttaactctcactcagtttttttttttctcttgctctACAGTTTTTTCACTTTCGTTCCCCAGTTTTTCACTCTCACTCCTGTGACATtcataatattataatgtttaaatttcACAACCGgttgtttttatattcaaatTATCTACAGACTCTACACACATGAATGATttacatataaaacaaaaaggttTAATCTGCGGTGATTTAGAATCTTGATAGTAAGGCTATAATCGCTGCCAGGTGTTTATCAGAGAGGGTGTATTAGTGTTAGACTTTCATGAACTGAATCTTTTCTGCGGTAGAAACTTGTTCACTGTGATAAGGAACTGTAAATTCTCatgtatattctttatttttctcgATTAATACTTGTACAGATGTCTTTATataacagtatatattttaatctacaggaagagagaatttttttccataaacGTGAACCAAAAGCAGGACACTGCCTCAATGACTTTTCCAATGAGATGAGttaaagctatatatatatattgtttaaagtAAGAAAATTGCGCAATGAAGCGTTCATCATCGCTACTGTTGGACTACTAACAAGCTAAtccattttaattactttttgcttcacaaacaattatttgttttgtagATTCATTCATTTAGCTGAGACCTGACTAATCAAGTCAGTGTCAGATTTTGTCCAACGAAGCAGGAGActaaaaatatgatcatatttgtAGCGTTATAGCTAGAAAACTTTAAACACTTCACTTCTTTCCCAATTTCCCCACACATGAATGATCGctcacatgaacacacacccacatgttTATCATAAGAGTAATATGAAGtgactgtttctttttttctttttaaactcttttctgTATTAGACACTGTGATGTCTGTTACATCTAGTGGAAAAATAAAGACGCTATGAACTTTTAAATTGAGCTGCTTTCATGTCGACACCATAAtaggaagggggaaaaaaagcagacaaGGGATTTCCAGTCAGTATGTCATTACTGATACgagtgtttgtttttcctttttatatttttcaggtTAAAAACTGGGTGAAAGAATTACGGAAAATGTTGGGAAATGAAATCTGTTTATGTATAGTAGGTGAGTGATGGATCCTTCTCAGTATGAACTCtttctatgtttttattaaagtaaGAATCTGAAGGACGGCATGGAGAGCTTGTGCATGGTGTAACGAGGAAGCTGCCACATGACCTCACCCCACTCTGTCTCATGTGATTGAGAAAAACCCCTGTAGCCCTTTCTCACAATTCATCTTCTTAGCTTCTCATCATCGTATCTTCTCATCTACTCCAGCACAAACATTGGCACAGAAATCCAATGCTGGAATTCCCCCGGGAGCCAGCGCTGTGTGTTTAAGTTTATGATGTCTGCTGATCTCTGATGCACAGATTGGATGATTTATTCTGGGTGATTTACAAATTATTGGCCTCTGCAAACTTGGTCTGGtttaacatttttcggcttgaTATGGTTATGAACAAAcataccatgtttttttttttttttattattattggtgtttTTTGCAAGTGAGAGAACAAGAAGTAAAGTTGGGTTGGTTAAAATCAGTTTAGCACTAAGAGTGAAAAACGAATTACCATTTCAGGGACGCTTGCTTCGGAATTTATACCTGCTTTTCATCTTTTCCTTCAACATCTCTTTTCACACTTTATATTTTCTCTTGATTATTTCTGTACAAGACAGCTGCTTTACATATCCTCTGGTTATGTGAGGTGTCGCTTTCACATTAATTCCCTGGGATTGTTTATATATGACATATTGTATAAAATGACAGCACCTATTTGAAATTGGCTAAAAATTGGCTTTCTCAGTAAATCAGAATATCATCGTAAAGTTTCAGTAAGAAAATCTAAAAGGTATTTAAAAAGGAAGATGCGagacaccagacccaacaaCACGAAAGAGCGGAAGGCCGCTTTtaataacacctcagcagtgacACAGACTGATTGCCTCCACACatcatgtcgttcctgagctgccactaatccagactccctctgccctccggacctgtctgacccatcctggtgccccgcttctggttggagatctcgtcacatggatgtgTGTCTTTTTGGGATGCGCCTGGTATCTGAGGACGGGGACGGTTCCACTCCACCATGAatacggttctggccttgactcaTGTCGACAGctgacttgacttggctgcagttgctcgatagttcaggactggtatttcctacaagtctacctgagtctccaacaactaactggactccataataacatcaattaacatcaacgttatactgaactggctgccacgtAACATAGAGTaagaatgcagatcaattcctgctttctgttttacccgaatgaggatggattccctgttgggtctggttcctctcaaggtttctttctattgccatctcagggaggttttccttgccactgtcgccctcagcttcTACTATTTTTATtgatgcacacttacattccatacaaacttaaatttttttttttgtatgtgtaaagctgctttgcgacaatgacaattgttaaaagcgctatacaaataaaattgaattgaattactgcaTTAACTCATGCGGAGGATGCCCCGACCAAGAGAGCTGTACATTTCCAATGTCTCTGTCCAAATCTTTATCGGTCTtgagtaatattaaaattttctcaAAATCCTgaattttggatttttattagctgtaagccataatcatcaaaattaaaagaaatgaacttAAAGTATATTAGTCTgagtgtaatgaatctatataatatgagtttcactttttgaattgaattactgaaatgaaTCAACTATTTGATGATCTTCTAATTTATTAAGATACACCTGTATATGAACCGTGTTCACTGATGGAAGTATATCTTATAGTCATTTTCCCTTGACTACATGCAGTACAGTTTTGtgctatagtgtgtgtgtcttctgaGAGAGTTTAACATTGCTGTTCGTGTGGCCATGACacttctgatgatgatgatcttgTTTCTCCTCCTAGGTAATAAAATTGATctggaaaaagaaagacatgttTCAGTGGAAGAGGCTGAGTCGTACGTATATCATTTGTCAtgtattaaaatagtttttaaaaaaagcatgacaaatattaataaatcaaaactaaaggaggattttaatttgagtgatttttaaaagcgctttaaaaaaaatttttcccaCAGGTACGCAGAGTCAGTCGGAGCGAAACACTATCACACGTCAGCTAAATTAAACAAAGGAATCGAAGAAATGTTCCTCGACTTGTGTAAAAGTAAGTGCTGTTTATTTCCTGATGAGATGCATCATTTCAGTcggtataaaatatattagtgTCCCGAGCAAGACTTTCAATCAGTCGCGTTATGAGGTAGGCAGTTTGTCTGGTTAATGATACGTCTCAGCCTTCTGATCGACTGACGGCTGCAGTCTGCCTCGTGTCCGTTTGCATCTAAAACTGTTCTCTTTTACTTCATTTGCATCATCTTTCCAGGACCTCACCCCCAACGTTTGGGACTTTACTGGgcgaattttttttatcattccaGCCATGTGAGCTTTacctgttatgtttttttttttttttttaaatagtcaacGCACACGATTATGACAAATTAATATACCTTCTTCACATCTTctgaagagagagagcgagagtacACCCTCTGACAAATCCCGCATCTTGCTTTacgattggttacaagaatccAGTCTCTTCTGTGATTGGTTGGATATGAGTCAATCCTTGGGACTGGAACTGTAGCACAGTTTAGCTAGTGCCACCCTAAATCAGTCTCGGTCTAAAACACTTCTTTACTTTTAcgtattaaaattatttttataataatctttttatttatattatgttaatGTATCCTGTCTCTACGTCGTAATATTGGGCGTGTCTATgtcaataaaattaatcaagGTAGTAAGGTTGGTACAGCAACATTTTTTCCGGATTTTGTTCCAATTCTAAACAgatttagcaaataatttgctcctaccacactgTGTATGCTGTGAATAGTTTGGAGCACCATCTGGAGGAttgtagaggaactgcaaccgtctaccacctcaaatgcattTAGGCTTTTGGCATACATATATGTATTATGTAAATAATGCAAACATGCACTACTGCTCAGAAGTGtaggatcactttctaactccatggtcgtttttgatttttattcctttctacCCTGTAAAATaatactgaaggcgtccaagatcacaataatttcctttgaacagttgatattgagatgtatctgctgctGTGTAAAGCTTCATTActaaattaacttaaaattaCACCTGACTGTTAtagttgttacataattacttaattccatatgtgttatttcatagttttgaaatccccagtcaggttgtagaaaataaatcactaaacaaaaacaaacaaatttgcaagtgattccaaacttttgagcggtagtgtatataaatataatttttgtttgtttgttgttttttaaaaaaaaaaaaattataatactttGTAGTCAGTGTGGCAaaacatgaattgccacacgaAAGAACTGCAATACATAACTAAATCGATTTATCCCCATGTCAGGGGCTGCGATGTTAAGTGTACGCGTTAAACTGACAAAACAACTACAAGACAACTCAcaaattaatttgtaatttttcatgtcattaattaaaaacatatctATGCTTTTTTTCGTGATGCAGTTTTTATTTGGGTCAAACTTTTACAAGATTTAGtacaagatttaaataaaattcaaattttgtttgtttatttgtcacatacacagtcatacacagtacgaatgcagtgaaatgcttatacgactgcccgtgaccttaaaaataaaagcttataaataagacataaatatgaataaataaaaactacaatagaaaataaatttaaccaggataaaaatataataaaaattaaataaataaataataaattgaattaaacgAAGTCCGTTTTGTGCGTGTACTGAATAAAATGAATCGGATTAAAACTTTGATCGGATAAAAGCTTTCACTCTCATACTTTATGCTTTCACAACGTGCAGGAATGATGGAGACGGCGCAGGCGGAGGAGAGGTCCAAGGGAAACGGGACGAGCCACACGAGCACGGGGCGGAGAGGCGTTCAGATCATCGACGACGAACCACAAGCCGCTGCTGCAGCCGGAGGGTGCTGTTCATCAGGCTAGGACACTGCgctcacccccccccctcctctctctctctctttctctctctctttcttcaaaAGTACTGGTACTCTTCCTCCATCTCTCGCGCACTCTGCTCTGTAACACTGATGGCTTCAGCAGTGATTAGTTTTCCTGTTGACTGCAAAGTTGGAATACAGCATCTAATGGATCTTATCAGTTACTTGTTAACTGagatctctttctctgtgtgtctctctctctctcccccacgTACACATAAGCTCTTTCTAAATATTTGAGCACGCACTAAGATCTGATTTtctaagcttttttttgttgttgttgatgttcctgttgttgttgttgttgtacatGTTGGGttgattttccatttttcttttactcaAAACGCTTAAAGAAAGTAAAGTCCCCGTTATTTAATAACTTAAACCTGCACACTGAACCCCGACGTCCGCTGTACCCATCATTAGTACTTGCTGagctttctgtctttctgtcttcatCGTCACCCTTTCGAATTCATCATTACCTAatcaaaagttttattaaacttGCTCTCTTGTTGGTTTCGGACTTGTATGTACCAGATCAAGCAAAACTACACAcgttattacagtatgttattattttatccGCTTTTACACCTTGTTTTGGGGGAAACTCGTCCAGCTAGCCACTTGGAAAAGTGTTCAGGACTGTGTTAATGATGAGAGTGGATGAAGAAGTTAAAAAAGCGGCACAGGAAAGGAGAAATAACCGACGCAGTGTAAGTATTCAAGGCCTTATTAGGGAGCACAGGGCTGTTTTTGTCCACACTACTATGTTTCAGAGTTATGCGTAGCTCATGTCTAATGTTTCTTTACGTTCTGGATtgttttctatgaaagcatgCAGATTTATCACATCTGACCTTTCATTATTAATAACCCCtctttaccttttatttaattGCCAAGACTAAATTCCTTAATCTGATTATACGCCAAGaattaaaaatattcaaattttgtattatattatacaatacaagggtgttcaagtcaaaccggtaCTTTTGCTTGCACTGTATAACAGAACGCAGTTCTGacagtaaaaactccctttatttctctatttaatcTTCTGCTAAACTAAcacacttatcccagagtttcactggtgcttggataccaaggtagaacgttttctcaacACATCAgattgcctgcttcatgtctgaaaggccggcctctcaggaactcctttaatggccccaACATGTgggaatggcttggagcgaggtcaggactcgGAGGTttactcccagccaagttcctgtaacatgcaagtggtgctggtgaatgattgtgtgtacagtttccacagacagaagcgtctcttccacaagttttTCATAGATTTTTCATGGATTCAGGTttttccactcgctgaatgttcacggaaacgactgcagtgggcttcgaACCACCTTGCCCGGGATCATCATCTAAGAaagtacagccttctttaaaacatttgcaccattaaaatattgTCTCATAATCATACTGTGCttgttttacaccttcattcaccatTTGTGAAATGTCAtctcaagtcccggtttgacttgaacgacccAACATTGTTTCTTGCTCGAGTGCCATGTGAAGACGGTTATCTAGATTGTACCGAAAGTGTTTTAGATTGCTTAGTTCCTGCTgtatgtcatatatatataaatatactgaaaTGTGAGTATTTCTTTCAGAttcatttgatttatttgaaaGGAGATTGGAAAGTTGCTTTGCTTTTGGAAAGGTTCAAATACAGAATGTGTAACTTGGAATgagagaaattattattattattttttggttgtttgtgtgtggattttttttttttttaaatacagcattTGGCTAATTTTTTGATTAGGGGTTTGAATATTTTTCCAAGTGGCTGTCAGTGTCGTGTATATTAGTTAAATGATTGTAAAGTGAAGAATACCAATTATGGGTGAAAGCACATTATtggaagtttatttttatttttatttaactgctTCTGTCATGTGTTTTGTAATagaacaattataaaaaaaaataatcagttctTAGGTGTCAAACGCATggtcattatttaaaatttttatatttataacctATTGCTCtgtcactttattaggaacaccccTTGACTGAGTTCCGTTTTAAGAacatgatatttatttaatttgagaTTCAAACCCATGCTGACTTTCCTTCATGATGCAGTTCGGCAAGATGTTCAAGCTGCACATCCCTGCTATGGGTCTCCTGTTCATCTACAGTCCAAGTGAAGAGAATTCGGTGTTACATTTTTGGATTCACACTGACATGGTGCAGTAGTCATTATAAAATGGGTAAATTAAAGCCATAAATGGATGTACGAGGTCAGGAACAATGCTGTGAAGCTCTGTCcttaaaaacatcagatttcCCCACagcattacaccaccaccacgatCAGCTGGAAAGGTTGACACGAGGCGGGTTGGGATTCCTGGATTTGTGTTGTGTCATTAGAAACTGATTCTTCAGCAGTTCTAcaaccaaattaaaaaaaaattattttaaaaatcatatataGATGATGTGTACAGGTCTTCATAATAATATAAAGGTACCGGTAAGCCTAttatagatgatttttttttttttttttttttaagaggggCATTTGGCTTATGACTTAAATACATCACAAATGCTCTTTACCATAAACTAGGATTAAGATTAAGCAGTTTATAGCAGGTCTCTCTAAGTGCTCTCCTAAatgtaatgtcttttttttttttttttttttttagcttatcgATTTTTATCCTCTAGCTGTTGCCCGTGTTGACCAGACAAATGATTTCTGCGTATAAGATTCAAGATTTCAGACGTCAGAACTGAACAAATACATCAGCTGTGTTCATCACTTTGTACAGAAAGTTAGGAAAATTAACTGAAAGTCTATATTCaggcatatgtacagtatataaatatcaGTGCTAATTACCAGTTCctaatcattttatatatataaatttattgcCATCCCATCAGTCTGTTAAAGCTTTCTGAGAGTCAAGACACACATTACAGCAATGCTtgatgcagaaaagcatttGATCAAAGAGCCTGGATTTTCTCAATGGcatgttattattgttttctttaaaatagaGGTTCTGGGAATGCTTGGAGTCATGGATCACTTGGCAAAAGTTTCCGTGATTAATATTAGCATAATCTCACAAATATGGGGACCATCCAGGGTGCTTCATCTCACTGTCTCTGTTCGCTTTATATGAGTGAACTGGAAAACAGTTAGTTAACATAAGGGTTTACAGGGCTAACTGGATTGTCATGTTCCATACATCTAAAATCATATCACAGTTCTTGAAGGCGTGTGTCacattatataaacataaacagtCATGCGTAAAAGTTAGTGTGCTTGTGGGTTTTGTGGgttttctcaaggtttcttccacagtccaaaaacatgcaggttaggttcattggcattcacaaattgcccgtagtgtgtgaatgcccTGCAGTGGACTGTctagggtgtatcctgccttgtgccctgagtcccTGTGATGACCCTGTACATGATAAAAGCTATAGAGAATGAACAAGTGACAAATTTTCTCTTTTGCACATCCATGGATGGACTAGACATCAATGAAAAGCTTTGACTTGTTAAGACCAGCAAATAAAAGCCTGCCATTCTTACAGCTTGGTAAAACGTTCACActgacacaacacacacatacatcggACACAATTTATTATGCAGCTTAAGGTTATAACTCGAATAGGAATCGCCCAAGAAGATGCCATGCTCAACTCTGGAACTCAGGTTGGTCTCCTCAATGCTAAGTTTAGCCACTGATGTCAAATCAGCATGTCTGCTCTTAGCATGAACGGTTAACACATCTGCATGTCTTATCTTTACATGAGCAGTTAACACAGACAAACTAACTTGTTGCTAACAACCAGTGGACATCGAACAGGACACAATTCTGAGCTCTGACTTCCTGATTTTGAGAAGTCTccaataagaaaataaatatattacttCATACTCATCACCTTTGGTTGTTGTGCTTTTCTTTCATTAGCTACATTTTTTCATCAAACAAATGGAAAAATTTCCAGTTAGAGATTCCAGCTTAGCTTTTAACATCTGATCAGATGCATGAGAAAGATTAAAACTTTGTAAAGAttttaacagactaatatttgttttttttcacttatattaaactaatgatacatttagcacattttttttcatgttgtgattcagaatagaatgtgcagggtgtgcatttatgtgattttaattaagttattatatggagctttactcacttttttcaacacactgctattattttgaacaccactgtatgttaACATGCTCTATGCAGTTAAACCCTCTGAGGTCTGAGGCCTTTCTCAAGACCTGCCCTGATTCAGTGCTcctcttaaatttgtgtaaatttcaaaTATTTACCAGTGTAGTAGTTAATGCATTTCCTTTATTTACACAGAGCACAAACTGGGCTTTTATAATGCGACTGATGTAAATATGTTAGATTCATGTCCAACTTTTAAACTTATGTAAagtacacatacaaaaaaataaaattttaaactctAGCAGAAAAAATGTGAGAatggagaataaacaaacctggcAGATTGTTTTGAGCACAGAACTAAGTTCAAGTCTTGGGTGTGTGCCCACAGCAAAATAACTAAATTATAACACTCTGAAAGACCTTTATTTGGTGTagagtgactgatgtgcctaacttatttcagcagagcctctgtGTCATTAAATAATCCACGACAGTtcattaatactgtatgtaagcgCTATTGACAACTGCCTCAGGTGACAGGTTTCAAACAGGACTCACTGAGGCCAGGGagagaaattaaaaatacattttttgaaatgcaattcttatgctcactaaaaacaaacaaacatacaaagcaaaaatatattatgactaaaataaagctgcGTACATATCCAAAGACGTTATTTATTTAGTGAGTATAGATTTTTGCTGCATTTCTGGAGTACtcttattgatttttattgGTAATTCTGCTCATATCGGTGTGCACTTTCATCTGCATTTGATCAAAACACTAACTTTTGCAAAGTAAAAGCATGCACTGCAGGTTCAGAATATGACTTTTTTTGATAAGCCCAAAGCAGTTTTGTCCAATTTGAGGCATTTAATCTGCTGTAAATAGATAATAGAAAAAAGTTTGAGATTAGGTTAGGCTTCCCATTCCTTTCTGATAAATACCACCTTCTACATTGTGATTGGTTACAAGagtttagtttcatttatgattggttagatgctttactgCATATAATATGATGAACCGATCAATGATCCATCCTCAGCCAGAGTCACAGTGAATGAAAGTCTGAAGTAAAGACTGGAGAGAAATAGAGTCGTCTACTAAACTGATTGTGCCATGTGGTATAACTACTAACCAGGAACAATATCTTAATATTAACCTCGTCCCCAAAACTTTTTACTCTACTTTGATTGAATTGACTTTGAAGTAAAATTACTTATAAGGCGCTTCAGCTGTAACACATTATTTATAGCATAACACATCACAGGGTTTATGAGTTCCGAGAAATGCACACAGTGTAAACAACTACATGATACTACTAACAGCTACGTTCATAGAGAGCATCACTTCTGGGTAAGTAATCACCTTAGGGCTGTAGCATTCCATTATTCGCGTCTGCATCCTCTGGGATTCATCAGAACATTGGCCTCACCTCAAGTAGAAAACTAGACTTCACCAGAAGTCAACTGACCTGAATCACAGCTCTTAACAATAAATCTAATTAtgaattgatttttaaatgtgtgaagTGACAGGTGTTTTCCCTTTTTCCACAATACGGAAATTCATGGAAAGAGAAAATCTCCCTGgagagcagcttcacacaaCAATCCAAGGTATGTAGAAATGCTATGAAGGTCTGCTATTCTCCCTGAGATTTGATTCTTCATCTATTTTATCAGCTGCACAAACCTGATAGGGAGGATGACCACCAGACCATCtggcatctttaaaaaaagcttaCGTTAATCGACAGGtacgttcacattaccagcctgaagtgacttaattttaaattttaaccctaaTGAAACAAAGACCTGATTTCTTTTTAGATCTGTGTGaatgcacaaatctgatgttcTTTAGATTGGATCTGAGTAACCTACATATACAGACTTAAATTGAATATACTTctaatacagtggtgtgaaaaactatttgccccttcctgatttcttattcttttgcatgtttgtcacacttaaatgtttctgctcatcaaaaaccattaactattagtcaaagataacataattgaacacaaaatgcagtttttaaataaaggtttacgttattaagggagaataaaaatccaaacctacatggccctgtgtgaaaaagtgattgccccccttgttaaaaaataacttaactgtggtttatcacacctgagttcaatttctgtagtcacccccaggcctgattactgccacacctgtttcaatcaagaaatcacttaaataggagctacctgacacagagaagtagaccaaaagcacctcaaaagctagacatcatgccaagatccaaagaaattcaggaacaaatgagaacaaaagtaattgagatctttcagtctggtaaaggttataaagccatttctaaagctttgggactccagcgaaccacagtgagagccattatccacaaatggcaaaaacatggaacagtggtgaaccttcccaggagtggccagccgaccaaaattaccccaagagcgcagagacaactcatccgagaggcctcAAAAGACCCcgggacaacatctaaagaactgcaggccacacttgcctcaattaaggtcagtgttcacgactccaccataagaaagagactgggcaaaaacggcctgcatggcagatt contains the following coding sequences:
- the rab21 gene encoding ras-related protein Rab-21; the encoded protein is MAAAGGSNVHRTFSFKVVLLGEGCVGKTSLVLRYCENKFNDKHITTLQASFLTKKLNITGKRVNLAIWDTAGQERFHALGPIYYRDSNGAILVYDITDEDSFQKVKNWVKELRKMLGNEICLCIVGNKIDLEKERHVSVEEAESYAESVGAKHYHTSAKLNKGIEEMFLDLCKRMMETAQAEERSKGNGTSHTSTGRRGVQIIDDEPQAAAAAGGCCSSG